From the Desulfobacterales bacterium genome, the window TTTCCGTCGATCTATACTTCTGTTTACAGCCTACTGGCGGAAGACAGCGCCGTTCTGATTCAGGGGCAGCTGCAAAAGGATGAAAACGCCGTTAAGATTCTGGCCGACAGCATCATTGCCATGGATACAGCCGAGGAAAACTGGACTGCGGTGATTCATTTTAATCTAAACCTGGATCGCACGGAGCGCAGCACCCTGGAGAAACTTTGCGATATATTAAAAAACCACCCCGGGTCCTGCCGGGCGTTCATTCATTTGCGGGAAGATGAACAAAAAGAAGTGGTGATCGAACTGCCGGATTCTCTCACCGTCAAAGCCGGCATGGCCTTGACTCGCGACATCAAGGCGCTTCTGGGCTATCCGGCCGTGGAAACGGTTTGCAGCCCGATGCCCTCCGAACCCGCCGGCAACAATTCCAGAACAAACCACAACAGAAGGAAAGCTCAGCATGCCTGATGCGGCGGTCAACATCCATGCGGTTCTTCTGGCGGGCGGCAGCGGGACGCGCCTGTGGCCGGTTTCCAGGGAGCTGTTCCCGAAGCAATTGGTCAGTTTCTTCGGGACGGATTCTCTCGTCCAGGCCACCATTAAACGTCTGAGTCCGCTGCTGGAAACCGAAAAGGTGCGGATCGTATGCGGCGCCGAACATTATTATGAAATCGCCCGACACATGGAAGATATCGGCGTTACCGCCGCCGGCAAAATTATCCGTGAACCGGTGGGGCGCAATACCGCCCCGGCCATTCTACTGGCGGTATTGACCATTTTGAAAGAGGAAAAGGATGCCGTGGTCTGCGTTTTCCCGGCTGATCATGTGATCAAGGATATCGACCGATTCCACCGCAAGCTTGAAGCCGCCATTGAACTGGCCCACTCGGGCCATATCATTACGTTCGGCATACAGCCTAATTTCCCGGAAACCGGTTACGGTTATATAGAAGGGGCTGACCGGGTCAGCCCGGATGCGCTGGGGATCAAGCGGTTCGTTGAAAAACCGGATAAAACCACCGCCCGAAAGTATATCGAGGCCGGAAACTTTTTCTGGAACAGCGGTATGTTTGCCTTCAAAGCTTCCGTCATTGTAGAAGAATATAATAAGTTTCAGCCGGCGCTTCTCAGCCGGTTGGAAGGAATCGTGAGCGGTCTGGCCCCGGTTACACTGGAAGATTATCAACAGTTGCCGAATATATCCTTCGATCATGCCATTATGGAATCCACCCAAAAAGGAGTGGTCCTGCCGTCGGATTTCGGCTGGAGCGATATCGGTTCCTGGAAGTCGCTGTATGATTTTCTGCCTAAAGACACGCAGCACAATGTAACGGCCGGCGATGTGATCGTAAAGGATACTCAAAACTGTTTTATCATGGGGCACGAGCGCTTGATAGCGACCAACCATCTTCGCAATATGGTGGTGGTGGAGACGCCGGATTCCGTATTTGTGTCGGATATGGATCGCAGCCGGGATGTAAAGGAAATCGTCACGCAGCTGAAAGAAAGCGGCCGCCGGGAATACCATACCCATCGGCTTGTTTATCATCCCTGGGGGACCCTGACCCTGCTGGAACAGAGAGAGGGGTATCGCGTGGATCGGATGGTGATTTACCCGAACTCAAAATTTAAAGTCGAGCGGCTCGCGGCTGCAACCAAGCAGATGATCTGCGTCTGCGGAGTGGTAGGTATTACCTCGGAAAAAGGCGACATTTCGCTGAAGGCAGGTCAGACCGCCGTGGTTTCCCCGAATGAGATCGTACAGATGAACAATAAGGGGAAAGAGAACGCCTGCATCATCCAGGTTCAGATGGAAAAAGGTAAATAGACTGAAGGTAGATAGACTGAAGGTAAACAGACTGAAGGTAGATAGACTGAAGGTAGATAGACTGAAGACCAATAGGCTTTCACACTACAGTCTTCAGACTTCGGTCTTCAGCCTTTAGCCTTCGGCCTTCAGAAAGGACGCGTTATCTATGAAAGTACCATTGTTGGACCTGAAAAAACAATATCAGCAGATCAAACCGGAAATCCTTGCGGTGACGCAGGAAGTATATGAAAGCCAGTATTTTATCCTCGGCCCCAAGGTGGAAGTCCTTGAAAAAGAGATTGCGGCTTACTGCGGCGTGAAACATGCCGTCGGCGTTTCTTCGGGAACCGATGCCCTCATCATCGCTCTGATGGCGGCCGGGGTTGGTCCGGGTGACAGTGTGATTACATCCCCCTATACCTTTTTTGCCACAGCAGGGGCGATTGCCCGGGTCGGCGCCAGACCGGTTTTCGTGGACATCGATCCGGATACCTACAATCTGCTGCCGCAAAAGATCGAAGGCGTTGTCGGCGAGGGGCTGAAGGAACGTCCCAAGGCCGTCATTCCGGTTCACCTCTACGGCCAGTGCGCCGATATGGAGCCGATCCTTGCGGCTGCGGCCGGACACCGGCTGGTTGTCATCGAAGATGCGGCCCAGGCCATTGGCGCCGTTTACCGGGAAAAACCGGCGGGTTCCATGGGTGCTTACGGTTGTTTTTCTTTTTTCCCATCAAAAAATCTGGGAGCCTTCGGTGACGGCGGAATTGTGACCACCGATTCGGCGGAGATTGATGAGAGGTTGCGGATCTTGCGGGTGCACGGTTCAATGCCCAAATATTTTCACCAGATGATCGGCGGCAATTTCCGACTGGACGCGCTCCAGGCTGCCATTGTTTCGGTGAAGCTCAGGTATCTGGATAAATGGACCGAAGCGCGCCAGATGAATGCCCGCAGCTACCGGGAGCTGTTTCACTCCGCAGGACTGGACGAAGTGGTGAAGCTGCCGCTGGAAAAAGAAGAGCGTCATATCTACAACCAGTTTGTCATCAGCGTCGCCGACAAAAGGGACGCGCTGCGCCGTTTTCTGGAAGGGGCCGGCATCGGAACGGAAGTTTACTACCCGGTGCCGCTGCAT encodes:
- a CDS encoding mannose-1-phosphate guanylyltransferase/mannose-6-phosphate isomerase, which codes for MPDAAVNIHAVLLAGGSGTRLWPVSRELFPKQLVSFFGTDSLVQATIKRLSPLLETEKVRIVCGAEHYYEIARHMEDIGVTAAGKIIREPVGRNTAPAILLAVLTILKEEKDAVVCVFPADHVIKDIDRFHRKLEAAIELAHSGHIITFGIQPNFPETGYGYIEGADRVSPDALGIKRFVEKPDKTTARKYIEAGNFFWNSGMFAFKASVIVEEYNKFQPALLSRLEGIVSGLAPVTLEDYQQLPNISFDHAIMESTQKGVVLPSDFGWSDIGSWKSLYDFLPKDTQHNVTAGDVIVKDTQNCFIMGHERLIATNHLRNMVVVETPDSVFVSDMDRSRDVKEIVTQLKESGRREYHTHRLVYHPWGTLTLLEQREGYRVDRMVIYPNSKFKVERLAAATKQMICVCGVVGITSEKGDISLKAGQTAVVSPNEIVQMNNKGKENACIIQVQMEKGK
- a CDS encoding DegT/DnrJ/EryC1/StrS family aminotransferase, producing MKVPLLDLKKQYQQIKPEILAVTQEVYESQYFILGPKVEVLEKEIAAYCGVKHAVGVSSGTDALIIALMAAGVGPGDSVITSPYTFFATAGAIARVGARPVFVDIDPDTYNLLPQKIEGVVGEGLKERPKAVIPVHLYGQCADMEPILAAAAGHRLVVIEDAAQAIGAVYREKPAGSMGAYGCFSFFPSKNLGAFGDGGIVTTDSAEIDERLRILRVHGSMPKYFHQMIGGNFRLDALQAAIVSVKLRYLDKWTEARQMNARSYRELFHSAGLDEVVKLPLEKEERHIYNQFVISVADKRDALRRFLEGAGIGTEVYYPVPLHLQECFAYLGYRKGDFPAAEYAADHTIALPIYPELSPDQQAHVVETIKNFFA